A single genomic interval of Eurosta solidaginis isolate ZX-2024a chromosome 3, ASM4086904v1, whole genome shotgun sequence harbors:
- the LOC137244887 gene encoding solute carrier family 25 member 35-like, which yields MGASDFILGGTASVAATLFTNPIEVIKTRIQLQGELSARGTYVEPYKGVFGAFIAVGRNEGLTGLQKGLVPALYFQFIINSFRLGLYNMALEKKWMHNKNGDISFPLGLFWGAFGGCVGTYFSSPFFLIKTQLQSQAAKSIAVGYQHEHTGTFQALHQIYTQNGVTGLWRGSSAAIPRAALGSGAQIATFGKTKAALRDNGWVTQPTLNSFCAGGIAGSIMSLAITPPDVITTRLYNQGVDDTGKGIYYKGWLDCVVKIVRSEGLYGLYKGFWPNYLRIAPHSTLVLLFFDKLLSIRNQYLN from the exons ATGGGTGCATCAGATTTTATTTTGGGCGGTACAGCCTCCGTTGCAGCAACTTTATTTACAAATCCAATTGAG GTAATCAAGACGCGTATACAACTGCAAGGTGAACTATCAGCACGCGGTACTTATGTGGAACCATATAAAGGAGTATTTGGCGCATTTATTGCAGTGGGACGTAATGAAGGATTAACCGGCTTGCAAAAAGGATTAGTACCTGCATTATACTTCCAATTTATAATAAACTCATTTAG ATTAGGGCTTTACAATATGGCATTAGAGAAGAAATGGATGCACAATAAAAATGGTGATATTTCGTTTCCTTTAGGCTTATTTTGGGGTGCATTTGGAGGATGTGTGGGCACATATTTTTCCAGTCCATTTTTTCTG ATAAAAACACAATTACAATCACAAGCAGCCAAATCTATAGCCGTAGGCTATCAACATGAGCACACAGGTACTTTTCAGGCCTTGCATCAAATTTACACACAAAATGGTGTAACTGGCTTGTGGCGTGGCTCTTCAGCTGCTATACCACGTGCAGCTTTGGGTTCAGGTGCACAAATTGCAACATTTGGAAAAACCAAAGCTGCATTACGCGATAATGGTTGGGTAACACAGCCAACATTAAATTCTTTTTGTGCTGGTGGTATTGCTGGTTCAATTATGTCTTTAGCGATAACACCTCCAGATGTTATAACAACACGTCTCTACAATCAGGGTGTTGATGATACCGGAAAGGGCATATATTATAAGGGTTGGCTCGATTGTGTGGTGAAAATTGTGCGCAGTGAGGGATTGTATGGGTTATATAAAGGATTTTGGCCTAATTATTTGCGTATAGCACCACATTCAACACTAGTACTGTTATTCTTTGATAAATTGCTGAGCATACGAAATCAATATCTTAATTAa
- the LOC137244888 gene encoding solute carrier family 25 member 35-like, with protein MGDFLIGGFASMGAIFFTNPLEVIKTRMQLQGELAARGTHAIHYKGIIHAFVTVIKNDGWTGLQKGLVPAMYFQFIMNGIRLGVYNTAVKRQWTRTKDEVESFGLSLFWGAAGGAMGAYCSSPFFLIKTQLQSRAPEQVAVGYQHHYTGIFNALPQIYRQGGIAGLWRGSTAAIPRASIGSGAQIATFGKSKAILREYNLVIHPTLNSLCGGFIAGCAVTLAMTPPDVISTRLYNQGLDARGKGLLYSGWWDCFFKISRSEGLYGLYKGFWVSYLRLVPQSVLVLLFFDELLAVKNKYNEIL; from the exons ATGGGCGATTTTCTTATCGGCGGCTTCGCATCAATGGGtgctattttttttacaaatccaCTTGAG gtaATTAAGACCCGCATGCAACTACAAGGTGAACTAGCGGCACGTGGCACACACGCTATCCACTACAAGGGAATAATACATGCATTTGTAACCGTTATTAAAAATGACGGTTGGACTGGCCTACAGAAGGGTCTTGTGCCGGCTATGTATTTTCAGTTTATTATGAATGGAATACG tctcgGTGTTTATAACACTGCGGTAAAAAGACAGTGGACCCGCACGAAAGATGAAGTAGAATCTTTCGGTTTGAGTCTGTTTTGGGGCGCAGCCGGTGGTGCTATGGGAGCTTATTGTTCTAGTCCATTTTTTCTT ATAAAAACTCAACTACAATCACGCGCCCCAGAACAAGTTGCTGTTGGCTATCAACATCATTACACTGGTATATTCAATGCCTTACCACAAATTTATAGGCAAGGTGGTATCGCTGGCTTATGGCGTGGTTCCACAGCTGCCATACCAAGGGCCTCTATTGGCTCCGGTGCACAAATCGCAACATTTGGCAAATCGAAAGCAATATTACGCGAATATAATTTGGTTATACATCCGACATTGAACTCTTTATGTGGTGGTTTTATAGCTGGTTGTGCCGTAACATTGGCCATGACACCGCCAGACGTTATATCGACACGTCTCTACAATCAAGGTTTAGATGCGAGAGGAAAGGGTTTATTATATAGCGGTTGGTGGGATTGTTTTTTTAAAATTAGTCGTAGTGAAGGTTTATATGGGTTGTATAAAGGTTTCTGGGTGAGTTACTTACGTTTGGTACCACAGTCAGTACTAGTTTTATTGTTTTTCGATGAGTTATTGGCGGTAAAAAATAAGTATAACGAAATATTATAG